One Lucilia cuprina isolate Lc7/37 chromosome 4, ASM2204524v1, whole genome shotgun sequence DNA segment encodes these proteins:
- the LOC111676547 gene encoding uncharacterized protein LOC111676547: MVGPFMQGVLLMGIIYWYSKGLISMINDYYRGEFNRKLKDEIKEQKLGNIKAPAYDLSDMELLVNIELQKDKLMQKAEEREYFVGNSDLKENTSYCYRLNAKEEFLNMLFITIYDYYRKHPVKNPICWLKENKNSSWAYYKESYNDFSLIK, translated from the coding sequence atggtAGGACCCTTTATGCAGGGCGTACTGCTCATGGGTATTATTTACTGGTATTCTAAGGGTCTTATCAGCATGATAAACGATTATTATCGTGGCGAATTTAATCGAAAATTGAAAGATGAAATCAAAGAACAAAAACTGGGCAATATTAAAGCACCGGCATACGATTTAAGTGATATGGAATTGCTTGTAAATATTGAGTTACAAAAAGACAAACTGATGCAAAAAGCAGAAGAACGAGAATATTTTGTCGGAAATAGTGATCTTAAGGAAAATACAAGTTATTGTTATCGTTTAAATGCCAAAGAAGAGTTtctaaatatgttatttattacaatttacgattattatagaaaacatcCGGTTAAAAATCCTATATGTtggttaaaagaaaataaaaatagttcttGGGCTTATTATAAAGAATCGTATAAtgattttagtttaataaagtaa